DNA sequence from the Deltaproteobacteria bacterium genome:
CGACTCCCGAGCCATCGCCCGGAAGTCGAACGAGTCGCGCATGACCTTCCCGACCCGCTCGCGCCGGTCGCGTTCCTTGGCCGATCCCTGCAGCTCCGGGTCGTTCAACACGGCCGACACGGCGTCGAGGGTCTGACGGACGCGCTCCTGCGGCGCCGCGGCCAGCGCGGACGGGGGGCCGAGCCGGACGAGGAGGGCGACCAGGATCGCAGTGGAAGAGACGCTCGGTCCCCATCGCGCGCGTCGGGGAGCTCGATTCGCCATCTCGTCCATGGTTGCACCGTATCGCAGGCCGGTGACGCAGGGAAGCCGTGGAGACGACGCCGAGGCCAGGGGCGGCGAAAACGGCCTGGTGCTGATCGGGCGCGAGCTTCGCAGCAACAACCCGAGGCGACGCTGGACGATGGCCCCGGACTCCCGTCGACGCGAGTCTCCACATCTCACACCGAAGCGAGGACGTTCTGGACGATCGGCTGGCGCGCCGTCCGTGGACTTGGCAGCGCGAGCCCGTACGGACGTCTTGGTCACCGCGAAGCAGTACCGGGCGGTCGGCGGAGCTGGGGAGGGCGGCCGAGCTCGCGCCCGACGAGCCGCGCTACGCCTACGTCTATGCGCTCGGCCTCGACGCCGCCGGCGAGCGTGCCAAGGCGCTGGGGATCCTCGCCGATGCGCACCGCCGGTTCACGGGCGAGCGGGAGATCCTGACTGCGCTCGTGGAGCTGTCGCTCGCGGCCGGCGATACCGAGGCGAGCGCGCGCTGGGCGCAGCAGCTGCGAGGACTGGATGGCGGTGCGAGGTGAGGATCCGGCGCGACCCAAAAAGACCCTGGCGCACGGGCAAATTGGACCATGGTCCAATAGCCGTCGCGGCGCTGAATTGGGATAAGGCCTCCGGATCGGGGTTCGCGGAGGATCGCACGATGAGTCGCAACCGATCGTTCTCGCGCATCGCGCTCTGCTTCGCGGCGCTGTGCATCGGCCCTGGGGTGAGGCGGGATACCCGGGTGCTCTCATGCTGGCTGGCGAGACTGCCGGAAGTTTGACTGGCTAGGTCCATTGCGGTAGGAAGCGCGCCCGAGTGCGGGCCATGGACGGAAGGAGAGACACGATGCGTGACCAGAGGGTGACAGCGATCGGGCTCGTCGGGCTCATGATCCTGACGGGCTGCAGCGCCATGCACGAGCGGCGCTGGGGCTACTGCGCGCTCGCCGGCGGACTCGCCGGCGCAGCCGTGGGCGCCGGCACGGCGGGTGGGCTCGTCAATGCCTACGAGGGCGGCCATGGCGGCAGCCACCAGGAGACGGGCGCCGCGGCCGGTGCGGGGGCCGTCGGAGGCGGGCTCCTCGGCGCGCTCCTCGGCCACGTGATCTGTGACCCCCAGCAGGAAACCCCGCCGCCTCCGCCGCCGCCAGCGCCGCCTCCGCCGCCGGTGAAGAAGCACATCGAGCTCTCTGCCGACACGTACTTCGACTTCAACAAGGCGAAGCTGAAGCCGGCAGGTGAGGAGAAGGTCGAGGAGGTCGTCCAGACGATGAAGCAGCACCCCGAGGTCCGCGCCACCGTCGAAGGCCACACCGACTCGGTCGGGTCGGAGGCTTACAACCAGCGCCTGTCGGAGCGGCGGGCCAATGCCGTCCGCGACTACCTGGTCGCACACGGGATCGATGCGTCGCGCATCACGACGCGCGGCTACGGCAAGACGAAGCCGATCGCGAGCAACAAGACAGCCGAGGGCCGGGCGAAGAACCGGCGCGTCGAGATCACGGAGGAGTAGCTCCGCCGACGCCCGTGACGCATGCGCGGCCGGGCCGGGGTACCGCTCCGGCCCGGCTGCGTGATGCACGTACAGGTGCGCGAAGGCGCCGGAAGGAGTGCTCAAGTCCTGGGACAGCGTCGAGGACGCATCCCAGGCCTGGGCGGATCTGATACAGCGGCGGCTGCGTGAAAAGCGAGAGGCCAGCCACTGAGCTGATGCCTCTCATACACCGCGCCGAGCCCATCGGCGAGTCGCGACCGTCGTGCATTGGACCATGGTCCAATGGCGCGTGTGGTCTCCGCCGCGTATACGACCCGCCCGCACGGCATCATCACGATCGGAGGGGACCGCCCCGCAGCACCGCCGCCCCCGGACGCTCCTGTTCAGCGCGGCCGGTAGGGCTCCGACCGGGCCACCTTGACGAGCTGTCCCCGGGGCAGGGGCGCGCTCGCTACGACGCCGTTGGCGACGGCGGCCATGTGGCGGTGGCGTCAGCGCGGTCGAACAATTGCGCGAGCGTCTCGCCGCCGAGGGCGACGATCCAGCCCGCCTCGGCGGCGAACTCCTGGCCGAGACGATCCGCCTCGTGCTCTTGCCCGCGGCTGTACGGGGCCACCACGAGCGCGCCCGCAAGGCCTCCGATTCCGCCCACGACGTCGCTCAGCGTGGGGCTCACGATCCCCGTCACCGCCGCACCGAGGCCCGTCAGGCCGCGAGCGGCGCCGCGCGCGTCACCCGGTTCACGGCGTGGCGGGCGGCCACGTGGCCGATCTCGTGTCGCGAGCTCGTCCTCCGAGTTGGTGATCGCGAGGAGCCCGCGCGACACGTAGACGTAGCCTCCGGGCAGCGCGAAGGCGTTGGGCTCGGCGGTGTCGGCCACGTGGAGGCTTCGTGCCCCGGCGCGTGCTCCACGAGCCGCTGCCCGACGGCGCTCACGTAGGCGGTGAGCACCGGGTCGTCGACGAGCCCCATGGTCTCGGCGACTCGCCGCGCCTCCTGCTCGCCGAGCTCGCGCTCCTTCGCGCGCGAGACGAGGACGATCTCGGGCCGTCGGGTGATGGGGTTGAGACTGCAGGCGGTCGCAGCGAGGCAGACGACCAGTGTGAGACGCGGCGCGGACGCCGTGCTCATCGGGCGCGGACCTCGGCCTCGAGCCGGGACAGGTAAGGGATCCAGCGCGACAGGATCCGCTCGCGGGTGCCGTCCTCGCGCCAGCGCGCGAG
Encoded proteins:
- a CDS encoding ABC transporter substrate-binding protein, giving the protein MDEMANRAPRRARWGPSVSSTAILVALLVRLGPPSALAAAPQERVRQTLDAVSAVLNDPELQGSAKERDRRERVGKVMRDSFDFRAMARES
- a CDS encoding OmpA family protein, whose product is MDGRRDTMRDQRVTAIGLVGLMILTGCSAMHERRWGYCALAGGLAGAAVGAGTAGGLVNAYEGGHGGSHQETGAAAGAGAVGGGLLGALLGHVICDPQQETPPPPPPPAPPPPPVKKHIELSADTYFDFNKAKLKPAGEEKVEEVVQTMKQHPEVRATVEGHTDSVGSEAYNQRLSERRANAVRDYLVAHGIDASRITTRGYGKTKPIASNKTAEGRAKNRRVEITEE